The genomic interval TGTCTGCAATCCCGGATATCAACATCATTATGCTGGGCGGACAATACCGCGTAGATCGCATGGACACCGTGGGGCCGCTGGCCATGGAGGCGATGGAACAATTACGCGGCTATCGGGCCTTTATTGGGGCCGACGGGGTGGGTATGGATTTCGGACTTGCCGCTAGCGACATCGAAAGTGCCCACCTGTACCGCCTAGCCGTCCGCCATGCGCGCGAAACCATTCTGGTGCTTGATCACACTAAATTTGAATCACCTTCCCTCTACAAAATTGTGGATTGGGAGTCGATTTCTACGGTTGTAACAGATCAGATCCCAACGCCGGAGTGGCAGGATTTTTTAAGCAAGAAGAAGGTGTCGCTAGTGGCGCCGGAAGTCAGTGGGCAGTGGGCAGTGAGCAGTGAGCAGTG from bacterium carries:
- a CDS encoding DeoR/GlpR family DNA-binding transcription regulator, producing the protein MVYSGKQRKDIILERVYRNGHVLVKDLAVEMSISEATVRRDLKTMADAQELELIYGGATLKRHADFSFRSKNIRNVEAKRRVGELAVNLIQDGDQIFLDSGTTTFQMAGLLKGKRSLSVIANSIRLAEELSAIPDINIIMLGGQYRVDRMDTVGPLAMEAMEQLRGYRAFIGADGVGMDFGLAASDIESAHLYRLAVRHARETILVLDHTKFESPSLYKIVDWESISTVVTDQIPTPEWQDFLSKKKVSLVAPEVSGQWAVSSEQ